One Curtobacterium sp. MCLR17_007 DNA window includes the following coding sequences:
- a CDS encoding ribonuclease H produces the protein MTIVAAADGSALGNPGPAGWAWYVDDDRWAAGGWPRGTNNQGELTAVLQLLHATEHTGEPLHILCDSQYAIKACTEWLAGWKRKGWRKADGKPVLNVEIIKELDEALQGRKVTFEWVRGHMGHEMNEAADVRARGAATAYQNRTDVPTGPGWPGVEVAEPAALPEPTPPATLF, from the coding sequence GTGACGATCGTCGCAGCAGCAGACGGCTCAGCCCTCGGCAACCCCGGCCCGGCCGGGTGGGCCTGGTACGTCGACGACGACCGCTGGGCGGCGGGCGGGTGGCCCCGCGGCACGAACAACCAGGGCGAGCTCACCGCGGTGCTCCAGCTGCTGCACGCGACCGAGCACACCGGCGAACCGCTGCACATCCTCTGCGACAGCCAGTACGCCATCAAGGCCTGCACCGAGTGGCTCGCGGGCTGGAAGCGCAAGGGCTGGCGCAAGGCGGACGGCAAGCCCGTGCTCAACGTCGAGATCATCAAGGAGCTCGACGAGGCCCTGCAGGGCCGCAAGGTCACCTTCGAGTGGGTCCGCGGCCACATGGGCCACGAGATGAACGAGGCCGCCGACGTCCGCGCCCGCGGTGCCGCGACGGCCTACCAGAACCGCACCGACGTCCCGACCGGCCCGGGGTGGCCGGGGGTCGAGGTCGCCGAGCCCGCCGCCCTGCCCGAGCCGACCCCGCCCGCCACGCTCTTCTGA
- a CDS encoding DUF6458 family protein, with product MRIGSSIALIVIGAIVAFAVDYQVAGIDLKLIGYILIAAGVVLLIISLAVGFGGRRTTTTTRSGVDPASGEQITRQDRRDGTY from the coding sequence ATGCGCATCGGCTCCAGCATCGCCTTGATCGTGATCGGCGCCATCGTCGCGTTCGCGGTCGACTACCAGGTCGCCGGCATCGACCTGAAGCTCATCGGCTACATCCTGATCGCCGCCGGCGTGGTGCTGCTCATCATCAGCCTGGCGGTCGGCTTCGGCGGTCGTCGCACCACCACGACGACGCGCTCGGGCGTCGACCCGGCCTCGGGAGAGCAGATCACCCGTCAGGACCGCCGCGACGGAACCTACTGA
- a CDS encoding DEAD/DEAH box helicase yields MPAAPGGVVDPDAVYQAFADWAESGGRPLYPAQDEAVIELVSGANVVLSTPTGTGKSLVAAGAHFAAMAEGKRSWYTAPIKALVSEKFFQLVDLFGAQNVGMVTGDSSVNGDAPIICCTAEILANLALREGPDAEVDVVVMDEFHFYGDADRGWAWQVPLLVLERAQFLLMSATLGDVTTIADDLSRRTGRPTARVTGVSRPVPLEYEYVTTPVQETVERLLDEGKAPIYIVHFAQAAALERAQALMSAKVASRERRDEIAEAIAGFRFSSGFGQTLSRLIRAGIGVHHAGMLPKYRRLVEQLAQRGLLPVICGTDTLGVGINVPIRSVLLTGLTKFDGTKMRQLSAREFHQIAGRAGRAGYDTEGDVIAEAPEHDIENARAVAKAGDDQKKKNKIKRKKAPDGFVSWGQASFERLIGAEPEPMVSRMRITHAMVLSVIARGGDTFGAVRSLVFDNHEPRSRQLAMARRALTIARTLITAQVVERVPGPPVSYRLAVDLQQNFALNQPLSPFALAAFELLDPESPTYPLDMVSIVEATLDDPRAILSQQQFKERGEAVARMKQEGIEYEERMELLEEVTWPKPLDELLTAAYEAYAAEQPWVLDFTLSPKAVVRDMYERAMTFGDFVRFYQLTRSEGLVLRYLSDAYRTMRQTIAEDQRTPELDDLIEWLGELVRQVDSSLVDEWEALVNGDVALASAEHEEIAPPQPARLTGNVRAFRVLVRNALFQRVLLAARDDVETLASLDGAAGFGQDEWDAVLEEYYDEHDTIGIDAEARSMQYLVLSEQGRTWRARQIFADPAGDKDFGFSATIDLDASDEAGEAVVTVTEIGRFDGWAEVDVD; encoded by the coding sequence ATGCCTGCGGCGCCCGGCGGTGTCGTCGACCCGGACGCCGTGTACCAGGCGTTCGCCGACTGGGCCGAGTCCGGCGGGCGGCCGCTGTACCCGGCGCAGGACGAGGCGGTCATCGAGCTGGTCTCGGGGGCCAACGTCGTGCTCAGCACCCCGACCGGCACGGGCAAGTCGCTCGTGGCGGCCGGCGCGCACTTCGCGGCGATGGCCGAGGGCAAGCGCAGCTGGTACACCGCGCCGATCAAGGCGCTCGTGTCCGAGAAGTTCTTCCAGCTCGTCGACCTTTTCGGCGCGCAGAACGTCGGCATGGTCACCGGTGACTCGAGCGTCAACGGGGACGCACCGATCATCTGCTGCACCGCCGAGATCCTGGCCAACCTGGCGCTGCGCGAGGGTCCGGACGCCGAGGTCGACGTGGTCGTCATGGACGAGTTCCACTTCTACGGCGACGCCGACCGCGGGTGGGCGTGGCAGGTGCCGCTGCTGGTGCTCGAGCGCGCGCAGTTCCTGCTGATGTCCGCCACGCTCGGTGACGTCACCACGATCGCCGACGACCTGTCCCGGCGCACGGGTCGACCGACGGCGCGCGTGACCGGGGTCTCGCGTCCCGTGCCGCTCGAGTACGAGTACGTGACGACGCCCGTGCAGGAGACCGTCGAACGGCTGCTGGACGAGGGCAAGGCGCCGATCTACATCGTGCACTTCGCCCAGGCCGCGGCACTCGAACGTGCGCAGGCCCTGATGTCGGCGAAGGTGGCCTCGCGCGAGCGCCGGGACGAGATCGCCGAGGCCATCGCGGGCTTCCGCTTCAGCTCCGGGTTCGGGCAGACCCTGTCCCGCCTGATCCGTGCCGGCATCGGCGTGCACCACGCGGGCATGCTGCCGAAGTACCGGCGACTCGTCGAACAGCTGGCGCAGCGCGGACTGCTGCCGGTCATCTGCGGCACGGACACCCTGGGCGTCGGCATCAACGTCCCGATCCGCTCGGTGCTGCTGACCGGGCTGACGAAGTTCGACGGCACGAAGATGCGGCAGCTGTCCGCCCGTGAGTTCCACCAGATCGCCGGCCGTGCCGGGCGCGCGGGCTACGACACCGAGGGTGACGTGATCGCCGAGGCGCCCGAGCACGACATCGAGAACGCCCGCGCCGTCGCCAAGGCCGGGGACGACCAGAAGAAGAAGAACAAGATCAAGCGCAAGAAGGCTCCCGACGGGTTCGTCTCGTGGGGGCAGGCCTCCTTCGAGCGGCTCATCGGTGCCGAACCGGAGCCGATGGTCTCGCGCATGAGGATCACGCACGCGATGGTGCTGTCCGTCATCGCGCGCGGAGGGGACACGTTCGGTGCCGTCCGGTCGCTCGTGTTCGACAACCACGAGCCGCGCTCCCGACAGCTCGCGATGGCCCGGCGCGCGTTGACCATCGCCCGCACGCTCATCACCGCGCAGGTCGTCGAACGCGTCCCGGGGCCTCCGGTGTCCTACCGGCTGGCGGTCGACCTGCAGCAGAACTTCGCGCTGAACCAGCCGCTGTCGCCGTTCGCGCTCGCCGCGTTCGAACTGCTCGACCCGGAGTCCCCGACGTACCCGCTGGACATGGTCTCGATCGTCGAGGCGACACTCGACGACCCGCGGGCGATCCTGTCGCAGCAGCAGTTCAAGGAGCGCGGCGAGGCGGTCGCGCGGATGAAGCAGGAGGGCATCGAGTACGAGGAGCGCATGGAGCTGCTCGAGGAGGTCACCTGGCCGAAGCCGCTCGACGAACTGCTGACCGCCGCCTACGAGGCCTACGCCGCCGAGCAGCCGTGGGTGCTCGACTTCACGCTGTCGCCCAAGGCCGTCGTCCGTGACATGTACGAGCGGGCGATGACCTTCGGCGACTTCGTGCGGTTCTACCAGCTCACCCGCTCCGAGGGGCTCGTGCTCCGCTACCTGTCCGACGCGTACCGCACGATGCGGCAGACGATCGCGGAGGACCAGCGCACGCCCGAGCTCGACGACCTGATCGAGTGGCTCGGCGAGCTGGTGCGCCAGGTCGACTCGTCCCTGGTCGACGAGTGGGAGGCCCTGGTCAACGGGGACGTGGCGCTCGCCTCGGCGGAACACGAGGAGATCGCCCCGCCGCAGCCCGCGCGACTCACTGGCAACGTCCGCGCCTTCCGCGTGCTCGTGCGGAACGCGCTGTTCCAACGCGTGCTGCTCGCTGCCCGCGACGACGTCGAGACGCTCGCGTCGCTCGACGGGGCCGCGGGCTTCGGGCAGGACGAGTGGGACGCCGTGCTCGAGGAGTACTACGACGAGCACGACACCATCGGGATCGACGCCGAGGCGCGGTCGATGCAGTACCTGGTGCTGTCGGAGCAGGGCCGCACGTGGCGGGCACGGCAGATCTTCGCCGACCCGGCCGGCGACAAGGACTTCGGGTTCTCGGCGACGATCGACCTCGATGCGTCCGACGAGGCCGGTGAAGCCGTCGTGACCGTCACCGAGATCGGGCGGTTCGACGGGTGGGCCGAGGTCGACGTCGACTGA
- a CDS encoding LLM class flavin-dependent oxidoreductase, with translation MRELGFLSFVPNHGGPAGAAAALEDGLRLFETAERLGYGTGWVRGRHFEPFLTSPMTFFAAAAQRTSTIGFGTAVLGMRYEDPVRLAEDASTVDLLSGGRVQLGISTGIAGYGPILDPVFGSVERSFRDEAEARAARLLEVLDGAPLGTSGKGYESIPAGADLTLQPLSPDLRGRVWWGGGSMGTAVRTAEKGLLLHCSTLNTEDTGEPFAVAQAAQIEAYRERFAALQAAGEHVGRTPKVAVGRIVVPLLDEHDRQVHEEFLTGYASGMDDEGRPLSGNPPFRFSKVVAGEPAAIVDALRADPAVSATNELVITLPANGDAASHERILTVIAEEIAPHVRD, from the coding sequence GTGCGCGAACTCGGCTTCCTCTCCTTCGTCCCGAACCACGGCGGGCCCGCTGGTGCCGCCGCCGCCCTCGAGGACGGCCTGCGGCTGTTCGAGACGGCGGAACGCCTGGGCTACGGCACCGGCTGGGTGCGCGGACGGCACTTCGAGCCGTTCCTGACCAGCCCGATGACCTTCTTCGCCGCCGCAGCGCAGCGCACCAGCACGATCGGCTTCGGCACCGCGGTCCTCGGCATGCGCTACGAGGACCCGGTCCGCCTGGCCGAGGACGCCAGCACGGTCGACCTGCTCAGCGGCGGCCGCGTGCAGCTCGGCATCAGCACGGGCATCGCCGGGTACGGCCCGATCCTCGACCCCGTGTTCGGCAGCGTCGAGCGGAGCTTCCGCGACGAGGCCGAGGCCCGTGCCGCTCGCCTGCTCGAGGTGCTGGACGGGGCGCCCCTCGGTACCTCGGGCAAGGGGTACGAGAGCATCCCGGCCGGTGCCGACCTGACCCTGCAGCCGCTCAGTCCCGACCTGCGCGGCCGGGTGTGGTGGGGCGGCGGCAGCATGGGCACCGCGGTGCGCACTGCTGAGAAGGGGCTGCTGCTGCACTGCTCGACCCTGAACACCGAGGACACCGGCGAGCCCTTCGCGGTGGCCCAGGCCGCGCAGATCGAGGCATACCGCGAGCGCTTCGCCGCGCTGCAGGCCGCGGGCGAGCACGTCGGCCGGACGCCGAAGGTCGCGGTCGGCCGCATCGTGGTCCCCCTGCTCGACGAGCACGACCGTCAGGTGCACGAGGAGTTCCTGACCGGGTACGCCTCGGGCATGGACGACGAAGGGCGACCGCTGTCGGGCAACCCGCCGTTCCGGTTCAGCAAGGTCGTCGCGGGCGAACCGGCGGCGATCGTGGACGCACTGCGCGCGGACCCCGCCGTCAGCGCGACGAACGAACTCGTGATCACCCTGCCGGCGAACGGGGACGCGGCCTCGCA